A window of Maioricimonas rarisocia genomic DNA:
GAATGTCGGACCAGGAGACCGGCGCGTAGAAGTCCCGTCCGTAGTCGACCCATTTGACGGTGTCGGCCGGTTCCTCGGGCGTGAAGGTGGTCCCGTCAAACTGGCCGACGAAGTACTCCCCTCCCGAGCCGCCGGCAATCGACCCGCCCCCCATGTCGACTTCGAGGACCCACTTCGATTCGCCGGGACGGTTCTCGACGGGCAGCTCGAACAGGTCCGGACATTCCCAGTTCGGCTTGTCGGCAGCGCCGGTAGGACCGAAGTCGCTCAGATGTTCCCAGGTCTTGAGATCTTCTGAGCCATAGAACTGCAGCCGCTTTTCGACAGCGAGCGACACGACCATGACCCAGCGGCTGGTCGGTTCGTGCCAGAAGACCTTCGGGTCGCGGAAGTCGGCATTATTGACGTCGAGGACGGGGTTGCCCGCGAACTTCGTCCATGTCCGACCACGGTCGTTGCTGAAGGCGAGATTCTGCACCTGTCGGCCCGGCGAGTGACCGGTGTAGATCGCGACCATTGGCGGCCGGTCGCCTGTTCCGAACCCGCTGCTGTTCTGCCAGTCGACGACCGCGCATCCCGAGAACGCCATCACGTCGTTGTCGTCGTAGATGGCAACGGGGAGATGCTTCCAGTGAACGAGGTCGCGGCTGACGGCATGGCCCCAGCTCATGTGTCCCCAATAATTACGGAACGGGTGATGCTGGTAGAACAGGTGATACTCGCCGTCGTAGAAGACCAGACCGTTGGGATCGTTGATCCAGTGCAGTTCGGATGTGAAATGAAACTGCGGACGTTTGGGTTCGCGGTAGTAATCCGCTGATTCACGGTAGGCGAACAGTTCGGGGCGGTGGAAGCCGGAGCGGGCTTCGTCCGACAGAACGATGTGGTCGACAGTGATGTGTCCCCAGCCGCCTTCACGACGATCGAAGATACGGATCCGCGCCTGCTGACCCTCCAGTTCGCGAACGTCCCAGCTCTTCCAGCGGAGCACCTGTGAGTCATTCCCGGTTGCCGTGCGCACGACTTTTCCGTCGACCAGCAGCTCGATCCCCGTCTCCCCCTCGTGGTTGCCGCCGGCAATCAGGAAGCTGACGAACGGTTGCGTCAACGCGAAGGGAGCGGACGTGAGCGCTCCGGTCGTACTGTCTCCCTCGTGGAACGAGTTGGCCAGTCGCTCGCCGAGGTGTCCGATCACTTCCTGCTGACCGGATACCGCCCCTCGCACCGGGTGCCTGCCGAACGCCGTTCCCTCGATGGTCCAGCCGTCGTAGCCGGATGCCTCGAAGTCGGCGATGACGACGTCGTCGGCCAGGGCCGGGAGGGAAGCGAGGAACAGCAGGGTGGCAGCACAGACGGTGCGCAGGAGTGTCGACACGAGAGGGCTCCTCGTCAGGGGCGGATCGGCATTCAGGATGTGCAACGGGAGAGTCGGGCCCATGTGCACTGTGCCGGCTGAGGTCACGAAAGGCAAGAACGGGGAGGAAAACGTCGCGTTCGTAACAGACGCCGACCGGCCGCGCTGAAGAGGAAGGGCCCCTCCGGTTCCCGAATCACGACCGGGCGGGGAGTACAAGTCCGGCCAGTCGGAGCGGATCTGCTCGTTGTCTAGCCCACGCGAGTGCGCCGATCTGGCCGGGCTTGCGCTCTCCGTCATCAAGGCTTCGGGCCGCCAACGAGCCGCGACCGTGAGGGAGCGACAGGCATTCCTGCCTGCCCTCAAGCACCGGCAGACGGCCTCCTTCCGGCTGCGTCGGCCCCGGATTGATGAACTGCGGCCCCCCGGTCGCTCAGGACGAGCCCCTCACATCTCATGCCTCTTCCGGCAGGTTCCCTCTTGTGTCCGGTCGCGGGGCGGGTAGGATGAAGAGTGGCTAGACAACTCCGAGGCAGCTTCCGTGACCGCACTCGCTCCTGTAGCGACGGGCGGTTTTTTTGTGCCACTGCGGCACCGCGGACATCAACCAGGCGGAATCCGGTCGCCATGGCCAACGGAGGCCCGGCCGGTCCGCCGCATGAAACGGAGTTGACCGATGACCTCTCTGCCAAGACGAATCTTCTTCTGTGCCGTTCTTGCTCTCGGCCTCGCCGCCCTGCCGAATCTTGCACACGCAACTCATGGCTACGGCGGCTACGGCGGATACGGCGGTGGTTACTACGGGGGCTACGGTGGCTACGATGGCTATGGCTACGGCGGTGGCTATTACAGCGGCTACCGCGGCTTCAGCCCCGGCTATCGCGGCGGATACGGTGGCTACGGGCATGGAAGCTTCTACCGCGGGTACGGAGGCTACGGTGGCTACGGCGGCGGCTACCACGGCGGATATGGAGGCTACGGAGGCGGCCTGTATGGTGGCTACGGCGGATACGGTGGCGGCTACGGAGGGTATGGCGGCTGCTACTGATTTCGAAACGGAACGCCTGCTGCCGCACATCGGGGATCGAACGATTCCCGCCGGATGCCATGTTCGCCCTTTTGCCGGCGAGCATGCGCATCCGTTGTTGACTGAACGTCCGCTTTGGATGCCACGGCTCTGCGAGCCGCTTCTTGTGGCTGCGCCCCCAGTCACGTCGTGTGTCGGGGCCACCCGCGTCGACGGCGAGCCCCGAGTGTGAGCTCGGGGGTGTCATCGAACACAGGATCACGGCCTCCTTCCGGCCGGCGAGCAACCCGGGAAAACCCGGAAATGAGGGTGCCACGGCTCTGGGAGCCGTGCGCGTTTGCTCGCTGTCGCTTCATCGCGGTACGGACTGCCGTTCCTTCACGCCTCGCAGGTCACACTCCGCTGAATCGGCCCTACGGCTCGTCACCATGGCCGGCTATACTTGGGAGGATTCCCCGAACCATCCTTGGCCTCTTCAGTCAGCCGGATTCCCGGCCGCGTGAGATCGGCGTTCATCCCGTCCCGCCGCGATTCATTCGTCGGGAATGGCATCGGGGACTTCGAGGAATGTCCCGATGCAGACCGCCCAACGTCCCGCTCGATCCACGCTCCCCGCCTGGAAGAAAGCCCTCTTCGCTGCATCTGTCCTCATCGGCTTCTTCCTGCTGCTCGAAGGAGCGCTGGCCCTCTGGGGAGTCTCGTCGGCCGACGAATCGTCCGATCCGTTTGCAGGGTTCGCGGGCCGGTCACGGCTGTTCGTCCCCGTCGACGACGACCGGGAGGGCTGCCTGCTGCAGACGTCTCCGCGAAAGCTGCAGTGGTTCAATCCGCAGACGTTCGCGTGCGAGAAGCCGGCCGGCACGAAGCGGATCTTCTGCCTGGGGGGCTCGACCACCTACGGACGCCCGTACCGCGACCCCACCTCGTTTGCCGGCTGGCTGCGGGAGTTTCTGACCGTTGCCGATCCGGAGACCAACTGGGAAGTGATCAACGCCGGCGGCGTCAGCTATGCCAGCTACCGCATCGCCCGGATTGCGAACGAGATCACGAACTACGAGCCGGACGTCGTCATTGTCTACACCGGCCACAACGAGTTTCTCGAACGGCGGACGTACGAGTCGCTGATGCAGACGCCCGAACCGGTCAGGGAAGTCGGCGGCTGGCTGAGTGAACTGCGGACATTTACCGTCCTGAAGTCCGTTCTCGCACCGTCTGCCTCTCCGCAGGATTCCCCTTCAGACGATCCCGCCGACGACGACGTCAAAACGATTCTCGAGAGTACGGTCGGCCTCGAAGCGTACGAGCGGGACGACCGATTGCGGGATGGGGTAGTGAAGGATTTCCGGGCGAACCTGGCCCACATTGTCGACGTCGCGCGCAACGGCGGAGCACAGGTGCTTGTCGTGACGCCGGCCTGTCAGTTGCGGGATTGTCGGCCGTTCAAGAGCGAGCACCGTGCGGATCTGACGGCCGATCAGCAGGACGAGTTCGAGGCTGCGTACGAAGGCGCGGAAGCGTCGCTCGAGACAGGCGACGTGGAGGCGGCACTCTCTCAGATTCAGACAGCCCTGGAGATCGATGACCGGTACGCGCTGGCGCACTATCTGCATGGCCGGGTGCTGTGGCAGCTCGAGCGACCGCAGGAGGCGAAGGAGGCGTTCATTCGGGCCCGGGACGAAGATGTCTGCCCGTTGCGGGCGATCTCCCCGATTGTGGATGCCGTCGAAGATGTGGCTTTCAAGAGGGACGTGCCGCTGGTCGATTTCGTCCGGCTCACGGCCTCACTCTCCGAACAGGGTGTGCCGGGAGCAAACCTGTTTCTCGACCACGTCCATCCGACAATTGAAGGACACCGTGATCTGGCCCTGGCCCTGCTCGTTCGCATGAAAGAGATGGAACTGTACCGTCCCGGCCCGGACTGGAACGAGGAGATCATCGCCCGAGTGACCGACAGGGTGAAATCGACGATCGATCCTGCCGAGCATGCCCAGGCCCTCGTGAATCTTTCGAAAGTTCTGAGCTGGGCGGGCAAGTACGAAGAAGCGGATCGCCTTGCCCTGCGTGCGGGAGAGATGCTCAGCACCGATGCAGACGCGCTCTATCAGGCCGGCAGTGCTCTGTACCGTCAGGGAAACATTGCCGGTGCGATGGAGCAGTACCGCAAGGCGGTCGAGGCCGATCCGCAGTCGGCCCGGGCTCAGTTTGGGTTGGGGCTGACGCTGGCGGAAAGCGGCCGCCACGAAGAGGCGGTCGAGCATTATCGAATCGCCGCGGCCCGGCTGCCTGGTCAGCTCGAGATCCGGTTCAATCTGGGTAACTCGTTGATGGAACTGAGAAAGCCCGGGGCCGCCTCGCGGCAGTACGAAGCGGCGACTCTGATCCAGCCGGACTTCGCACCGGCGTACAACAGCCTGGGGATCGCGCTGGCGCAGCTGGGAGACCTGCGTGGAGCGGCGAGGAATTTCCGCAAGGCTGTCGAACTCGACCCGTCCAACGAAGACGCCCGCTCCAATCTGAAGCGGGCGCTCAATGAGCTTGGTGAGTAGCCGGGCAGGGTTCGGTCGTTCTCAGGCTTCTTCTGCGGCTCCGCCGCCGTCACCGCCGGGCATCTTGGCCGCCAGATCCGAGAGTTCCTGAAGCATTTCCTTGACCTCAGACTCGCTGGCTCCTCCGTTGACCTTCTCGGCAAGTTCCCTGATCTTGGCTTTCAGCTGTTCGGCGTTTGCTTTGTTGTCGCCTTCGAGTGCTTCGGTGTCGATGTTTTCGAGGTCCTCCATGACGGACTGGAGTTCGTTCTTCATCGACGCCATACCCTCTGTGGAGAGAGCGGTGTTCAGTGCATCGATGATGTAGCGGAACTCGTTCGCTGCGGCCTCAGCCGGTGATCGATCAAGCTGGAACCGCTCCTGGTCTTCGACGGCTTCGCCACCTGTGCAACCGGCAAGAGCCAGGGCCAGGGCAGCGCACGTGAGCGTAGCGGAAACGTTGCGGATCATTGCCGTGGAACCTTCTTGGGTCAGAGTGTGTCAGGCGATGTCGATGTGAGCTGTGGAATCAAAAGCGGCCCCGGAGTCCGTAATGGAGATCCAGGGCCGTCACTGTGCGGGAGTGACCGGTTCGGTACAGAACCGGGGCCCGGCAGGTCGCCAGCCCGCTTAAGCGAACCGGCGACCGGCGTGATTCAGTCGGGTGACGAATCGCGGCGAATCAGAACTCGCCGACCACTTCGTCTCCGCGAATCGTCAACAGGCTGCGGTACAGGACGCGATCGATGTTTTCACCGATGAAGCGAACTGCTCCGTCGGCCATCGCGGCCTGAACGCCACCTTCGTGGCGGCTTCGCATGGCGTTGCCGCCGCGGCCATCACCACCGCAGTCACGACAATGGAGCTGCTTGTCGCCACCTGCACTGCCGCAGAACGTCGGGCAGTCGGCCCAGGGCGTGCGGTTGGCTGACCCGGTCCCCATGCCGTCGTTGGCAGGCGCGTTCGGCGTCGCAATCCCTTCCGGGCCGTCCTGCGGACGCCAGGGAGACCCCTGAGTGCCCGTGTACGCGCTGAAAACAGCACCGTGGTTCAGACCCCAGCAACCGCGGCAGGAGCCGTTGCCTGCTTCCTTAAGGATCTCGCCCAGCACGACGGTGTTGCTGGTGCCGTCCATGATGTCACGAATGGCAGCACCCCAGCGGGTGTTGGCATTGTTCCGCGAGTGGAACGGGCCGAGGTTTCGACTGCCGTTCGTCCAGTTCGGGGCACCATCGACTCCGTTCTGGCCGCCGTTCTCGTTGGCCCAGCCGCCGCCGTAGTTGGCCGCGTAGTTCCCCTTGGCGTAGAGAGAGTTGGCGTTGTCACCCGCCTGCGGAGTCGCACCGCCGCTGCCGCTGCACGGACGTTCCTGAATGTCACTGGGACACTTCATCACGTCCAGCTCGGCACTGGTGACATTCTGCTGATTGCGGGAGGGCAACGACGAGTCCCACTGATTGAACAGCGGGGCCTGGTCGATGTACGGGAGCAAAGCGATCGCCCAGGTCGTACTCCAGTCGGCATGACGGAAATTCGTGCCGCAGGAGTTGGCGTTCGGCCCACCGTTGCAGGCACCGCCGAGCGGGAACTGGCCGTACACGTCATGGTAGTTGTGCAGGCCGAGCGCGAGCTGTTTGAGGTTGTTTTTGCACTGAGATCGTCGGGCCGCTTCACGTGCCTGCTGAACCGCAGGCAGGAGCAGGGCGATCAGGATGGCAATGATGGCGATCACCACCAGCAACTCGATGAGGGTAAACCCCCGACGCTGCCGATTGCGCAGCTTCATGACATATTCCTCCACGGAACTGAAAAAGAGATGACGACGAACACGAAACACGACCCCTCGACCGATGGGCCCGCGGATTTCGGTCGTATGTGGATGAAAAAGCCGAAAGGCTTTGGGAAGAATATGTGAATGTTGCTGAGATTAACCGGGATCGATGCGTCGTTCAAGAGGATTCTCGCACCCCGGTGCTGATTGGGGATTTCCCCGGGAAAAGTTCCGTTGGTCGCCGGGACTGAGGGTTGTAGGCGCGCGCACTGGACAGTCAACGGTCGTGACTACCATTATGAAGGCTCATCTCATTCCTCCGTTTCGTGGTGGTCATCATGCTCTGGTCGGTCGTCGGCGCCACGCTGGTGGTGCTCTTTCTTGTCGGCTGGCTGTTCGCGGTCGGCAGTCCGCAGCAGCGCGTCGGTCTCGTGCTTCTGGCAGTCATCGTCCTTCCCGTTGCGGCCGTCATGTGGACGCCGCGAGACAGCGCCCCTGTTCCCGAAGAGCGAGCGGCTTCTGCACCGCAGGCCACGGTCGTTGCGACACCGCCCCGTGTGCCCGAACCGAACCGGCAGGCGGGCTATGTCTCGGCCGACACCTGCCGCGAGTGCCATCCCGATCATCATCAGTCGTGGCACGAGACGTACCACCGCACAATGACGCAGAAGGCGACGCCGGAAGCGGTCGTCCCGTCCTTTGATGACGTGACCCTCACCAGCCGCGGCCGGCAGTATCACCTGATGCGCAAGGGGGACGAGTTCTGGGTCGATACGGTCGATCCGTCTGCCGAGATGATGGCCTTCATCCAGGGGGTCGACCTGACGCAGATGTCGCAGATGCCACGCGTCGAGCGGCAGATCGTCATGACGACCGGCTCGCACTATCACCAGACGTACTGGATGCAGAACCCCAACGGCACACTCATTCAGTTCCCGTGGGTGTACCACATCAATACCGATCGCTGGGTGTACCGGATCGACTCCTTCCTGCGTCCACCCAACGACAAGGTGACGTTCAACATCTGGAACATTCACTGCCTGGGCTGCCACAGTACCGGCGGCGAGCCGCGGGTCAATCCGCACGACAAGTCGATGTTCAGCGTCGGCGAGCTGGGGATCAGCTGCGAAGCATGCCACGGACCGGGGGAAGAGCACGTCCGGCTGGCGCGGGCATCAGAGGACGACGTCCGCAAAGACCCGCATATCGTCAATCCCCGTACGTGCAGTGCCGAGGTCTCCGCGCAGATCTGCGGGCAGTGCCACGTGATCTCCGAGCGGCATGACGAAGGGGAATTCCTCGCGCACGGTGATCCGTACCGGCCCGGAGGGGAGGGCTTCGAAGCAGTCCGCAAGGTGATCCGGCACTCCGAAGACATCCTCGTCTCGGACGAAAACCACGGACAGTCGCTCAAGTCGCGGTTCTGGCCGGACGGAACCGTGCGGACCGGTGGCCGCGAGTACAATGGTCTGATCCGCTCGGCCTGTTACACCGAAGGGGAAGGGCACCGGCAGATGAGCTGCCTGTCATGCCACTCAATGCATGACTACAACTCGCCGAGCAAGCTGATCGCCAAGGGAATGGAGACCGATCAGGCCTGCACGCAGTGCCATTCCGAACCGCAGTACACCGAACGACTCGCCGAGCATACGCATCACGGCATCAACTCGGTCGGCAGTCGCTGCGTGAACTGTCACATGCCGCACACGTCGTATGCGATCTTCGCGGCGATTCGCAGTCACCGCATTCAGTCTCCGAGCGTGCGGGCCGGCGAGCGCGGGGCCCGCCCCAATGCCTGCAACCTGTGTCACCTCGACGAGACCAAGGGCTGGGCGGCGGAAAAGCTGGCGGACTGGTACGACATCGAAGCTCCCGAGGTGACCGGCGACGAAGCGGACATCGCTACGGGTCCGCTGTGGGCGCTCAAGGGGGATGCGGCCCAGCGGGCGGTGGCCGCCTGGCACATGCGGTGGGAACCGGCCCGGCTGGCGGCAGGCGACGACTGGATGCCGGCGGTGCTGGCGGAGCTGCTGACGGACTCGTACCCGGCCGTCCGCTACGTCGCGTATGAGTCACTCAGAACGCACGCTGGCTTTGAGGATCTGAAGTACGACTTCGATGGCCCGCCTGATGTGAGGGAAGCGATCCGTCAGCAGGTGCTGGCACAGTGGCAGGAGACGGCGACCGCCCCAGATTCGCCGTCGCTTGCCGCTCGTCTGCTGATGGACGGAGATGGCCGGCGACAGCGGGAGGAGATCCGCCGGTTGATCGAGGAGCAGGACCCGCGGGCAATCGCGATTCTGGAGTGAATCGAACAGCTCTGGTTCGAGGGCTTTGGAACATTCACGAGCCGCGACCGTGAGGAAGCGGTGGGCAGACAGGAATGTCTGCCCCACTGACTGCATGTGTGCCCAGCTCTGTAGGGGCGGCTGTTGCCGGCCGTCGGGATTCAGATGCCGGCCGGATGAATCCGGCCCTACCGCAGTGGTGTGCCCCATGACGGGGGGCAGGTGGGGCAGGCATTCCTGCCTGCCGATTCACTCGCTGGCGCTTCGTGCTGGTACGACCACGTCGATCGACGCCTGCTCATCCCTGAGCTCACGCTCGGGGCTCGTCACGCATTGGCGTCTGCAAGCTCTCCCTTCAACTCGCAGACTGCTCTGGAACTTCATCCGGAAAGTGTCGGAGCATCGAAAGGATGGGCGTCAGTGCCACCTGTCCCAGCCCGCAGATCGACGTCTGCAGGAGTGTCTCTCCCAGCTCCGGCAGGATCTCCAGTTCGCTGGCCCGACGCTGGCCGTCCGCAACACCGTCCAGCAGTTCGACGGCCGTCTGTGATCCCAGCCGGCAGGGAACGCATTTGCCGCACGACTCGTTGCGGAAGAAGCGGACCAGACTCGTTGCCAGATCGAACAGATCCCGCTGCTCATTGAGCACGATCA
This region includes:
- a CDS encoding DUF1559 domain-containing protein — its product is MKLRNRQRRGFTLIELLVVIAIIAILIALLLPAVQQAREAARRSQCKNNLKQLALGLHNYHDVYGQFPLGGACNGGPNANSCGTNFRHADWSTTWAIALLPYIDQAPLFNQWDSSLPSRNQQNVTSAELDVMKCPSDIQERPCSGSGGATPQAGDNANSLYAKGNYAANYGGGWANENGGQNGVDGAPNWTNGSRNLGPFHSRNNANTRWGAAIRDIMDGTSNTVVLGEILKEAGNGSCRGCWGLNHGAVFSAYTGTQGSPWRPQDGPEGIATPNAPANDGMGTGSANRTPWADCPTFCGSAGGDKQLHCRDCGGDGRGGNAMRSRHEGGVQAAMADGAVRFIGENIDRVLYRSLLTIRGDEVVGEF
- a CDS encoding tetratricopeptide repeat protein, whose protein sequence is MQTAQRPARSTLPAWKKALFAASVLIGFFLLLEGALALWGVSSADESSDPFAGFAGRSRLFVPVDDDREGCLLQTSPRKLQWFNPQTFACEKPAGTKRIFCLGGSTTYGRPYRDPTSFAGWLREFLTVADPETNWEVINAGGVSYASYRIARIANEITNYEPDVVIVYTGHNEFLERRTYESLMQTPEPVREVGGWLSELRTFTVLKSVLAPSASPQDSPSDDPADDDVKTILESTVGLEAYERDDRLRDGVVKDFRANLAHIVDVARNGGAQVLVVTPACQLRDCRPFKSEHRADLTADQQDEFEAAYEGAEASLETGDVEAALSQIQTALEIDDRYALAHYLHGRVLWQLERPQEAKEAFIRARDEDVCPLRAISPIVDAVEDVAFKRDVPLVDFVRLTASLSEQGVPGANLFLDHVHPTIEGHRDLALALLVRMKEMELYRPGPDWNEEIIARVTDRVKSTIDPAEHAQALVNLSKVLSWAGKYEEADRLALRAGEMLSTDADALYQAGSALYRQGNIAGAMEQYRKAVEADPQSARAQFGLGLTLAESGRHEEAVEHYRIAAARLPGQLEIRFNLGNSLMELRKPGAASRQYEAATLIQPDFAPAYNSLGIALAQLGDLRGAARNFRKAVELDPSNEDARSNLKRALNELGE
- a CDS encoding glycoside hydrolase family 32 protein, translated to MSTLLRTVCAATLLFLASLPALADDVVIADFEASGYDGWTIEGTAFGRHPVRGAVSGQQEVIGHLGERLANSFHEGDSTTGALTSAPFALTQPFVSFLIAGGNHEGETGIELLVDGKVVRTATGNDSQVLRWKSWDVRELEGQQARIRIFDRREGGWGHITVDHIVLSDEARSGFHRPELFAYRESADYYREPKRPQFHFTSELHWINDPNGLVFYDGEYHLFYQHHPFRNYWGHMSWGHAVSRDLVHWKHLPVAIYDDNDVMAFSGCAVVDWQNSSGFGTGDRPPMVAIYTGHSPGRQVQNLAFSNDRGRTWTKFAGNPVLDVNNADFRDPKVFWHEPTSRWVMVVSLAVEKRLQFYGSEDLKTWEHLSDFGPTGAADKPNWECPDLFELPVENRPGESKWVLEVDMGGGSIAGGSGGEYFVGQFDGTTFTPEEPADTVKWVDYGRDFYAPVSWSDIPKQDGRRIWIGWMNNWQTAMLPTHPWRGAMSVPRTLTLRHGDDGYRLIQRPVRELKTLRGEETRITELGLKGRVSCGFSGTRLEIVAEFEVGEADEFGLRVRTGESEATVIGYNRNDGQLFVDRTDSGETDFNDQFRGIHGGPLEPQDGRVRMHILIDESSVEVFGGDGEIVITERIFPSPESDGVELYSLGGTTRLATLSAWPLGSIWHKSESTGGRNRLPNRRGTVPLPQR
- a CDS encoding multiheme c-type cytochrome, whose product is MLWSVVGATLVVLFLVGWLFAVGSPQQRVGLVLLAVIVLPVAAVMWTPRDSAPVPEERAASAPQATVVATPPRVPEPNRQAGYVSADTCRECHPDHHQSWHETYHRTMTQKATPEAVVPSFDDVTLTSRGRQYHLMRKGDEFWVDTVDPSAEMMAFIQGVDLTQMSQMPRVERQIVMTTGSHYHQTYWMQNPNGTLIQFPWVYHINTDRWVYRIDSFLRPPNDKVTFNIWNIHCLGCHSTGGEPRVNPHDKSMFSVGELGISCEACHGPGEEHVRLARASEDDVRKDPHIVNPRTCSAEVSAQICGQCHVISERHDEGEFLAHGDPYRPGGEGFEAVRKVIRHSEDILVSDENHGQSLKSRFWPDGTVRTGGREYNGLIRSACYTEGEGHRQMSCLSCHSMHDYNSPSKLIAKGMETDQACTQCHSEPQYTERLAEHTHHGINSVGSRCVNCHMPHTSYAIFAAIRSHRIQSPSVRAGERGARPNACNLCHLDETKGWAAEKLADWYDIEAPEVTGDEADIATGPLWALKGDAAQRAVAAWHMRWEPARLAAGDDWMPAVLAELLTDSYPAVRYVAYESLRTHAGFEDLKYDFDGPPDVREAIRQQVLAQWQETATAPDSPSLAARLLMDGDGRRQREEIRRLIEEQDPRAIAILE